A segment of the Anopheles cruzii chromosome 2, idAnoCruzAS_RS32_06, whole genome shotgun sequence genome:
CTCTTTGATGGCGACAGCTTCAGCGCCCCCTGGTGGTCGGTGTGTCCCGGGGTCGCTGCGTCGCCAACTGTGGTGGTGTGGATGGCAAATGAGTAAATAATTGGCAGCACGTGCATGGGGCGAAGTTTCGCCAAAGAAGCTCGAAGCCGTACCGAGGGCCTAACACGAAGGCCCGAAGCCCAAACGGCCCATACGCTACGGCATAAACGGTCCATAACCCAGCCGGCCCATCCAGACGGATCAGGCACAGCCAGCGGTACCCCAGCAGGACTTCATGAATGTTGCATGAAATCTCCACCGAACGCATCATCCTCACCACGCCACTGAAGACCGAGCCCGGGAGATCTTAGGGATATTGATGGACCGAACGAACCGCGCCACGTTGTCCAGTAGCCCATCGAACGGGCCCAACCTTCGGCATGTGAGTAATGAAGTGGCAGACTTGAAACGACAACCGaaacgtcgacgacgacgtccgaGCCTGGGTCAGGGCTCGagaatgttaatctctggtgtATCATGTTTCAGCAGACGCAACGTATGTGGCCTACCAATCATCGGTtgccttcgtcgtcggcccAGCCTGGAGTCGCTGGACAAATCTGGATTTTCGACCGCGCCTGTCGACAGTCTAGACGGGCTGCATTCAAATGTCGTTTCTTCGTCGCGCTCAAGTTTGCCTTCTTCGCCCACCTACGGCCTTTTTAAAGTacccggtggcggccccgaAATGACTCCTAGCAGCGCTCCAAAGGGCGAGCTTGACTGAACCGCTTGACGGCCGTTGTTTTTTCGTCCAATTCCGACTTTAACCGCTACCGAAACGGCTGACCCGGTGGTCTGTGTGTATCTGTAGTGTTCTAATCACGATCAATTTTCGTTCAATCATCTCCcggcttccggtcggtcgggacaACAGGCCAGGAGGACCACCTGACTCGGTCACCTAAGGTgcgtaattgaattttcaaacCAATTTAGGGGATCATCGCACAGCCCCAGCTCCCTATAGCAGGTGATAAATTGTGGTTACACTGAAGGGCACCGGTCCCCCATGGCACGGGGCAGCTCTCTAAACCATCATTATCCGGTCTAAGGCAACGTTGTTCGGGCCAACTTTGAGCCAAAGGTAACAATAtcttttttggccattttcgacCGTCGGAATCGGTGCGGGATTTTCGAGAGGAACACAGCAAAAGTTGGTTTCCGTGTAATGTGTTGGTTCTTCTCTGGGTTGGGGTTCGCAAGATCCCCAGCTCCGTACGGGACGGGAGTGGACTGTTGCCATTTTGCAGCTGCTACCCAAGCAATGATGCAACCCGGCGACTGCAACCCAGGTTACGTGCACCGATTGTCGGATTTTTAAGTAGTTGCTACCCTCATGCGATGGTGTTACAGCTGGAACCTCCTCAGGAACGCCGGAAGGTATGGTCTTATAAAGTcagtaaaattaaataaacttAATGAACGATACGTCTCATACGGCATTAAAAAGGCTAAGGGTTATGCTCACAACTATGAAACGTTGCTTTGGAAGATCAACTAACAACACTTTGTTTAATCAGAATAAATTCTTGTAAACGACCTTAGCTATGACGTTATCCATCGATAAGTTGATTGCTTGCCAGCCAACGTTGCATTGCAGCAGGAGTTGATCGAAAAAGTCTTGGTTAGCCGTGGTCATTGAAAAGTTCATAAAGtatttgataaatatttatgataaaaaaatataagaagattgtaaaaatatgtttttttgatAAACATAGATTTCATCCTGTGATGACCTGTGTTAAGcctgtttgtgtttgattgTCTCCAGTGTACTGTTATCCTTTGTATGAAATTCTCCGGCTGTTAAACCGGCTTACGTAGTGAGACTTGAAAAAATACGCTTTTTACGGACCAATTCTCCTACACAGTCCAATTCCTATTTCACTATTCTCACTCCTTGGACACATCGTTATTATTAGGCCGTCGTTGAAACGCTATTACGATTTGTCCGAAAATCCTCCAGAACCGAGTTGCGATCCTCGCCGACGAAACGTCCTCGTTCCCAAGGCCGGCCGTGTTGGTCAACCTATTTCGCCCATGTCCCATGGCCGCTAGAGGTTtattttcgtcctttttcggggcgtTACGCCGAAATCCTCTTACGTTGCCGTTGGCCTCGCTCACTGGTCCACTTGTTCAAATTCGATACGACCAACGACATTTTATttcacacgcgcgcggccatGGGATTTCGCTTCAAGATTGCCCTCCTAATGCCCGGGTCCAGGACAAGACACCAGGCAAGCTTCCATCAGGTTCCAGGACATTTTCGGTCCACCGATGCGACGAGGACGTTCCGAGGAGCGACGTtggtgaaatgaaatattatcCGACAATCGTCCGCCGCCTCCCGGACCGAGTCCTTTCGTGGTACGGTGTCAAGTTCCCAGCGATCGCGCTGCCCGGGGCCGAAAGCTCATTTGTGGAtgtcctcggtcggtcgccgtcTTGTTGatgcttttccatttttctttttgtctctCGGCCACAATGTCATCATCGGTCAGGTTCGGGTGGTGTTTCTTCCGGCCCAATCGCCAACACCAGCTATTAGCTcacaattttcacaatctCTGATAGCTCATCAGTGGCTGGTCTAGGGACGAGTCTTTCTGGGTCGTGTGAAAGCTGGGCCAGTGATGGGACTTTTCGTTGTTGGCCTTGTCCTCCGAAGGTAAAGGATAGCAGGCCCCGGGCAGCGGCCTATTAACGCCAGAATCAGAACCGGGCTCGATGCGAGCTAGTGTCTCAAAATTTCGCTCGCCGAACTGGGCTGCGCAGAGAACCGTTTCTCGCATTTAGCTGGCCCCCCCAGGGGGTAAAAGAGTCCCTTTTTCGGGACTGACCTACCTACTTTACGCTGCACTGGCTGCGATGCAGAAGAGAAAATACGAAGCACACGTGCGTACGGGAACTGCTGAAATACAGAAGTGCAACCGAAACGCAACCATCGATGTTCGTCCGGATTGAAGAGATCTGCGTGCGAGTGTGCCAGACGACGATTCTCCGTCCCATTTGCTCCTTTCTCATCTCGTCCACTTTACGGGGCCCCGTATTCCCTATCTGGAAGTGGCATAAATCTTCTTCGACGGACAACGGAGAAAACGAAGAACCGACTTCACTTCAGCAACTTCCCAGCGGACCTGGAACGGCCTTTGCTGTCCCGAAAAAAAGGCTGGAATATTTGGGAAAAAAACCTGGAGTCCCACGAATGCAAGTGAACCCTACAGCGcagccagaaaaaaaacccagaaagaaagagaagaaacaCACCGAAAGAACCGAGAGCGATTAAAATCTCCCAGGACACACTCCCAGGGAGCCGCGGGAAGACCTCAACTCgactcgatgatgatgaactcGGCCGGCGAGACGAAGGGCGGAATGGCGAAGTTTCGGAGAGTGCACTTTCGCGGTGCATTCGAGGTCAGGAAGGAGAAAGAAAGGCCAAGAGctagtttattttttttttagttcgATGGTTATGTTTTCATCGCGTCAgtcttttttatttcgaaaacCACGATTTAATGagttcatttgttttaattcgCAGTTGAGGGCGCCCAACCCTTCTTGGCTGGCGGATTGGCGTTGCCCTCGGCGCTGCCCTCCCATCGGTCGACCCATTAACCAGTCATTCGAAACTCGCTCTCAGTTGCGCGCTATATGTTTCGTGGCTGGAATCGCTTGGCGGATGCCTCAGCCCTCAACGGCCGTTGAGCTGATTAGCTTGTGACCCGCATTCGTTAGAGCCTCCTCGTCACCGAGGTCCTGGTGGAGACCCTGAAACCCCGATGGATCCGTTCCACTTGGAGCACAGCTCCATCAAGTAGTTTTGCTGCTTCCCGGCATCCCGTTGAATTCCCAGAGCCCGTTATCCGGACGCAAAACCCTCAGCGCTCAAAGATCGGACACCGGAATGGGGGTCTCGTAGATGTGCTGCTGGAACTGGTGCTGCGGGGACGCCTTCGTGGCGTACGTTTGCTGGTAGTTGCACGTGTAGATGTTGTAGTTCGGCTGATGGTACTCGATCTCCGGGTACGCTTTGGCAAACTCCAAATCTTTCTCCTCCTTCAGCGCATTTCGTTTGTTGTGCCACTCGGGGCCCCCCAGCACGTCCACCAGTCGATGGCGCAGACGGTACGCCACGAGGATGAAGGTGGTAAGGGAAGCGGCAGACGCCACCAACACAGCGCCAACCACCGCCCGATCTTTCGACGGCCGCAGATGACAACCAAGCAGCTCGGAGCTGATCTCCCGCAACGGTTCGCCCGCGAACCGGTCCGGGTACTGACAGATCACCTGGTTCTGCtccgtttcgatcggtttGGCACGCAGGAGATCCTTCATCCAGCGCATGTGACAGTTGCACGCCAATGGGTTGCCGGACACGTCAAAGTTACGCAGTTGCTTCCACGGCAGCAGCTCCTCCCGGAACGTCCGGATGGCGTTGTCCCGCAGGATAACGTTGTCGATGTGCGGTAGCCCAGCGAAGGCTCCTTCATccagctcggccagcagcCGGTTCGAGGCGATCACGATCGTGTCCAGGTTCGGATTGGAGGCGAACGCTCCGGATTGGATCCGCTGCAGATTAAGAGCGCCGGAGATGGAGACTTTGCGCAGGTTGGCCAGCCCAAAGAACGCGCCCTCCGGGACGGTGTCGAAGTCGTTCTGTCCGAGTGCCAGTTCCTCGAGCCGGGTCAGAATGCTTAGTGCGACCGTGGGCACCTTCAGCAGATGATTGTCCGAGATGTCCAGGGATCGTACGTTCTCCAGACCACGAAAGGTATCGATCGTTAGGTTGACGAGCATCGAACCGCGCACATCCAACCGGCGCAAGTGCTGCAGTCCTTCGAAGGCACCGGTCTGTAGCTGGTAGAGCGTGTTCAACCCCAGGTACAGCTCGGCCAGCAGTCGGAGCGGCTTGAAGGAGGGCGTCGGAATGGTCTGGATCGCATTATCGTCCAGATGCAGGATGCGCAAGCTCGTCAGCCCCTCGAACGCGTCCGGGTGCAGCGAGCTGATCTGATTTTCCCCCAAATTCAGCTCCTCCAGGTTGGGCAGCGCAGCGAACAAACGTTTCGTCACACCTTCGATGAAGTTTCCGCGCAGATTCAACACACGCAGATCGCCCATACCGGCGAACGTCTTGTTGCCGATCGACGAGatcttgttgttgttcaggtGCAACTGCAGCAGCCGGCGCTGGTACATGAAGATGCTCTTCGGGATGCCCAGCAGATGGTTGTAGCTGAGGTCCAGCATCGTCAGCTCGGTGTAGAACTGAATCGACGAGTCGATCGCCTTGATACGATTGAACTTGATCACTAGTCGCTCGATGGCCGGGTTCAGGGCGATCGGCAGCACATCGAGTTCGCCCTCGCCGCACGTCACGTGCAGCTTCACATCGTCACAGACGCACCGACTGGGGCAGTAGGCCGCGGCCCTGGCCTCGAACGGCGCGAAAACACTGCACAGCATCACGAACATCACCAGCACGTTCATTTTGGGCACAGCCATACTGGACAGACTATCTGGAAAGCGATCACCACGTCGGAGAACCGGTTGATTCGAAAAAGATCTCTAAACTGAACTCTGAACCGGCCGGTCTCTTGGTTTTAAGGGCTCGATCGGAGATCTTGAGatcttcactctctctctctttctctcgcgagagagagcactcacacactcacgcaaGAACTCACTCTCCCGTTTCCGACGGATCCTCTCTCGACACGAAGGTGATCAAAGAATGGAGAAGAAAAGAGGATCGAATGGGATTCCGTTTCGGTTCTCTCCTTTCCACCGTTTCTATGCTCGCCGATGCATTCACGGCAGCATAAAGCATCTTCCCATACGATGGAAATAGAAATCCCAAGGAAACCAATTCAATGCGATCGGCAGTAAGGAGACACGGGACTCTGTCGAACTGCATCGTTCCGCGCATAATTCGACGATTTACAGTCCGCCGGCGATCGGTGCACCTGCGAGGCCGGCGTCGTGACGCGACATTGTAGACAAATGCAAACGAGAGCTACTGGCACGAACCATTACGATGATGAGACATTGTACGGAAGATTGGTTAGTtgtcttttaatttaaaattctaaAATAACCCGACTCATCTCCAGATGTACTCCAGAGCTGCGAGCTGGGATCGCTTGGTTATTCCGGACACTCGTACTGCTTCGTGGGCACCGTACTAGAACTTCGGTAGAACGCCACAGAACGGTTGCCATCCAGTTAAACGCCGGGCAGTCGGCATCTTTTTGGGGCCTCTTCGCCGGGATGAATAATTCATACGATTCTCCGAGCCACCGAACTGGGTGtcccctcgtgtgtgtgtgtgccaaggATTCCTGCGTCATCCGGCCGCCACTTGTGCGTCCTTTTGCTGTCCTTTTTTCGTATCCGTCGTTTCCAGCGTCGCGCATCAAGTCAAGTGTCTGGGCTTAAATCGACTTTTGAGAGTCGACCGTCAGAGTatcattgttttgatttgatgatgCCGAACCCACCTCCGGCACACGGGGCATCCTTTCCACGGGCTCTGGGTCTGATGACGGGCGCGGCTCTGGGGAGATCAGTCCTGTCAGATAAGCGCTCCGAGTTTCACACTTTACCTCTACTCGATTTATACTTTAGCGCTCGTCTAGCGCTTTCCAGAAGTTATCCTGAAGTCCTCTCGGTTGTTAGTTCTCCTTTCGCACCTCGCAAAGCAGCGTGGCGGTGTTAattgaagtaaaacaaaagtcAAGGCTCGTCGTACACACGTTGCCCGTTGTGTACTTGGGTGAGCACTTGAGCCCGCGAGTTTTAAGTTTCAATCGAATCGCTGCACATAAACACACGATCATGCTGGGTAATTGTATCGCCTCGCTGCGTAGCTGACCGAACGTTTGCTGGAGAGTCGGACCCCACGGGAGACTCCTGGAGTGTTAGCAACAGAGACAGGTTCGCAAATGTGCTGTGTCATAgagttttattaaaatatgttttctctCCTCTGATGGAGGTGCCTTTTTATCGCTGACTGTTTTGTACACAAAACGTCACAGAAAAGAATTCCCGCTTAGATCGGGGGGATAAAGCAACACGAAAcccaaaaccaacaaacacgGTTTAAGTAGGCGATGCTTAAGGGCTTGACGGTTTatcaacatcagcaacaatctgacggccgacggcgaaatgaatttaaaaatgaaaccgaagaagtaaaataaaaaacaacagtGTAAAATGAGAGTGTAAAATAGTTAAAGAGTGAAAAGAACAATGTTTACTTTCATGGTGGTTAGTCGATTGATTATATTTTACCACGAACATGTTTAACTAGTATCATGCTGGCACTAGTTCTGTTTGGAGGTTATTTACAACTgtttatattttaatgaaTAAATAGTCCTGATGTTTCCATGCGCCCAACggcattaaaaatgtaaatgtcATTAGAATGCATATCACAAACGtccattttttgcttcactaAGTTTACAgttctatttattttaaagcGAAACCCCAATAGTTGAGCTCAACGCAGAACGCTCTCATTCAATTCATCTTCGTTAGTCGATCAGACCTATTGATCGGCAGGTACCGGAGGCTGACAAATGTGACCACCAGGGTGATTAGTACGTCTATTGGTCCCAACACTTTCGACCGTTTTCCCATAACTCCACAGGCACTCGGCCGTATATGGCACGGCGCTGGCAGCCCACCGTTTGATCGTCGGAAGACCTCGCGGtcgggaaataaaaatgtaaattttacaTCACTTTTGGGAGGAATCCAATTAATTAAACTCACTTCCCCGTGCGCGTGTGGTTAGATCCGAGGGAGGTAAATCGATATGTGGCCGAACGCCGGGTTTTTTTCACATTCCGAGCCCACCCGGTAGAGCAGAACGGGGCCGGTTGAAACAACGGATCCATCCGTCCGCGGCCACCATTCTGTGGTTTCTCTCAACATACGCACACGCTAGGCAACTAGACCTACTGCAAGGGGTCCGCCCCACACGGTATGCCTAATTAAAAACGCATTTCCTCTTCCAATATGCTAATTTGGGATGCATGTTAGAGCCGGCCCGTCAACCGCGGGCCGCGGGACAGTGATAACCGTGGCGGATTGTCGAGTTTGGCAGCGTCAGAGTGTCGTTTACTCCACAAAAAATGGGTCTCCTTTGGGCGGGTCTCCCGAAAGACAAAGATCGGTCGTTAGAAGCCGGAGGGCCGCAGGGCTGGGGAACCGATTCCCCGACAGATAGATGAAACCCCGGTTGGGCCCCCGGCGGTTAACCAGGAAATCCAAAACGCCGTGCCCGATGGAAGGACGTCCTATGTCGGCTTGCAGAGGGGTTTGCTAGGAGGTCCCATGGGTAGTGGCGACCGATTTCAACGCAGAGAACGTGACGCGTCTTACGGAGAATGAAAAATGACTCCCCGACAAACGGCGTTCCTTCGGGGTGTCTCTCCGGAGTCCGGGGACAGAAGCTCCCTCCGGGGTCTCTAGCACGCTCTAGTCCTCTAGTCCAAGACGGATGGCTGTGGGCTTCCCAGGTCAACCCGAAAAATTATTGATGGCCAGTTTTGTGGACGCCTCTCAACATTACACTTCCGCCCGGCGTAACCGGGCCCCAAACAACTGTTGAGCAAGAACGTGTGCCAGAAGCATGACGTTTCTTGGCACACCCGAAGAACAAAGAACCCCCCACCGAAGGTGCGCAGCCCGTTTCACCTGCTCCAGGCCCGATCCACCGGGGCCGTCAACGGGGAATAAAACGGTTAacaaatgtaattaaaaattataatttatcatgccaccacccgccgccgacgaggCCAGCTTCTTcgctccgggaccggggaACGCGTCATTTTTCTTGTAGTGGCGTCTAGCGGGGTGCGTTCGGGAAGATTTTGGTCAAGTATCGTGGCTTCTTCCTCTTCTACGGTCGGTCGCCGGCAAGCCACTCGTCGCTTCTGGCTGCTTAGAGaagcgcgcgccgcgcgccaCGGTACTCCACGGGGTCCCAATTCGGAGAGCCTCACCTCGGGCCGCTAGAAGCGGAACCATTCGAAACCGGCGCTCCTCATGGGCCTGCGTCCGATGAATGATTAAAGACCAAAAACACGGCCCGAAACTCGCAGGGTTCGATTCTTGGGCCGCAACCGCGCCGGCAGGATTATTAATTTGGGTCGGTGGCCTCAGGTTCCACCAGGGAACACGGCGGTACATCGTCCCTTATCGTCGCCATACCTGGTATTTACCGACGGACGACCACTTTCGAGGGCGCTGCAGGCGCtgaataaatgtttgatttaattgCTTGGTTCGGTCCGCAACCGCCAGCATCGGCAGCTTTCTGGTGGCCCAGGCTTCACCAACGGTTGGCCTAgttaacgaaacgaaagcggTCCCCGCATCGATTATCGAACCGTCGCTGGAACTGATAGGCGTTATCATTTCTCTGCTCTGCCCAAGACGCCcgcccggtgatgatgatgatggtgagtTGGGTGAGATCGAGTTTTGGGAAGTTTATTTTGGAAAGATACGGGGTCGGTCCAATAAGACCTTTCAACAAGCCCCAGTAAGGGGCAGCATAACCAATATGAATCTTTGGAAGATTCATGATGTGGCTTTAGTTTTCCCCAACTGAACGTTACACAAGAAGTTGTAGAAGTTCCTGGCATGTTCTTCAACAGTACCTTCCTCgcttttcgtttatttcgtttaatatttttcgagaAGAGTCACCAAGCGATAAagggtaaataaaaatatagaaaCAACTAACCATTAAGCTGGTCTCGTTTATTAAAAGAATGGCACATTACCGCCAAAAAGCCAACGACTTAAAGCTCCTGCTACTCACAGGATTCAATGTTAATATTCTGATCTCAAGTTTTTGGAGCTTAATATTTGGATCTTAACTGCCTCTTTCAACCCCATTCAGTTGCTAATGTGCGGACAGCCAAAGAAACTCCAATTTTTAACTGAACCTTTCATTTGTATAATGTGTCACTCTGTAGTTACAGTCTTGTAACCAGCCCGTTGGCCGTTGCCCAATTATTCCGAAGTAGGAATGAAATTTGTCGGAGGCCGAAAGACATATTTTTAAATGTATCTCATAAATATGCTTGGTTGTGGTTTAGAATTAGTACGCCGCCCCTAGGGCGCGCCATAGAAATATTGTTCATGTTGGCGTTCCAagttcccggcccgggggccaaGAAAAAGCACACGAATATAATCTCTCCCATTGAAGCATCGCTCAGCACTTCGCGCAACATTGTCAcgttcccggacccggacacgCGGATGTATGACTTCCGCATTCGTTCTGGACAATGATTTGACTTTGATAGGCATCACCCGCGAGTGGTCGCGGTCCCTTGAGAGGTTGCGGCCGGTTGCGGCAACAGTGGATTTACATTCTTGCAACACGCCCCAAACTTTCTCCATCCAGCACGGGGCCACCCGCAACCAGCAACGGGCTCATAATGAAGCACTAAAACACACCGAAACAATGGACCACTTGAGCGGGGCGTCTAAACTTCTTTATTTGTTCTACAAGTTAATTCcgaggcacaaaaaaaagacggGGACCCCGCTCCACAAGACCCGGGGAGAAAAACGGTAGCGCGATAAAGAATTTCTTTTTAAACTCCGCCGATCCGGGGCGAAGACCCTGGGACCCTCCGCGGGAAGATGggaagattttctttcgtgcgtGTTATTGCTGCGTGCCcctcaaaacaaacacacacacacacgcagcagaAGGGAAGTTGTTGTGGCGGAGTGTGGTTTGGAAAATAGGCCCGATAATAGACGGAAAAAGTATGACTTAGTTAGCATTTTATGATGTCCGGGAAAAGGGGTTCCCGTCTGGGGGGCTCTGACTTGCAGCAGCGAGACTTGCAGTTGGcttcgccacgccacgtctGACGCTGACAACAGGAGGATTATTATGTGGAACGGGAGTTTGGGGGCTCCACTGGGAGTTTCACGTGGGGGTCTCTAGGTAAGCAAACAAAGACAGCACCGCACATCCGCCCCGACGGGACCCCCGGGGGCAACTTCCGTAGATTCCGTGCGCGTTGAGTGACAGCACGCGCGTAAACTGACGAAACGCTTCATTTTCGACCTGTCCGTTTTCCGAAGCGAACCGTCGAAGCCGATCTTCTAGCCGGGCTGGCCTGGCCGCTGAAATGCATTGTCAGCTGGCCGGGTTCCCTCGGCCGGAAGTTTGACACGCGGTGCGGCCTGCAAACCGAAGGCCAAAAACGCAAACGTCAACCGGATTGCGAGGTGGCATAAATTATCGCACGAAGAAAGTACGAGGAAGACCCCGGCGTGGACACCGGGTTCTGGAGGCGATAATTATCATAAATAAAGTATAATTATGGCCAGCTTTTGTTATGATAATTGGCAGCCGATGGCCGGGCCCGACGCATTCGCATCACGGGAGAGCTTCATCCTTCGCCCGAACGCCCGTCGGATCTCGAAGGTCTAGGAGGTACCTACGAGGGCGCCCCCCTGGTATCCGTGGCTCGAAAAAGAAGGTTGTTTATTGCACCTACGCACCCCCGGCAGGAGAAAGGTAAAGGTTGTCTCTCCGTAGGAACCTCTCCGGCCAGAAGGGAAAGAAACTTCCAGGCCGTGTTTAATGGTCCACAGAAGTACCGGTGTGCAGCGTGGCGTGTGCATTCGGCGGGGCACTCGAACGTTAAATTCGTTTTTGACAaccaaccgccgccgagcgcCAATTGTCCTTCAGCGCTCTGAAGGACACCCATTACCGGGACCATTTGCTGCAGACGCAGCGTCCGcgtccgctggctggctgcaatTTGTTCTAATTGTCTGCACACGCCACCAGCCAGGGGAACCGTGCTGATGATGCTTCCCCCGCCGAAGGTGACACACCCCGGGATGCGGGGCCTTCGGACGCAATTAGGGTTGCTAGGGACTTCCCGAAAATCCTAAAGGTCAAGGGTAACCTAACGAATCTTGCGGATTAGTATTTTTCCAGCGAAACGGTGCTGCTGTCGATAGCCATCACGATCGGCTGAGCGGAGCttcccggaacccgggaaaATGAACTTCAGCAGCTCACTTGCCGGCGACTATCTCCCGGGGTCAGAACACGCCAAGTAGACACTTGAACGGTTCGGTAAACAAATAGTTTTGACAGATCGTGCTGTCAGTCATCCGgtcgagagatagagaggaaGAGAGGTTGGCCGCGACCGGGGAGCTTCATTGGAAATTCCGTCAATCATGTGGAGCACCGTAGTCCGGCGGCCGTTTCCAGGaggaaatttattcaaatcacCATCTCGCCGGGTCCGGTTCCAGGGGTCCGTTGCGGCCGTTAATCGAACAGCcactcgagcagcagcagaaccctCCCGCCCCGGGGCagaagtgtgaagtgtgtgaCGAGAACGGAGAACGGAATGATCACTTCAGGTCTCGATTTCGGGGATTTGTTTCTTGATATACGCCGACTCTTCGCATATCGGACGGGACGGTGATGGGCGATGAAACTCCTGGCCCTGGGCCTGGCCGCGCCAATCCGCTCGACAGCTGTGGCACCGGCCAGCGTAACTGACCGGCCAAATGTGCCGTGTGGAGCCTCACTCGTTCACTCACTCACGTCAAGCACCGACGAGCCGTTCTTGAGAGCGGGAAAACCTGTTGGATCATCGAAGTCGAGGGCCCCCGGACGATACCGAACCGACACCTGGCCCCACCAGGACCGAGTACCGACTTCCAAATCGACAGCCACTCTCGGGGCGTCATTAACATTCTTCATCTGCTGCCGTTTTGCGCCGTTTGCTTCGTGATGCCGGCAaaaccgatcgaccggccggcgggcctCTTTGGCCAGCTTCCCGTCCCGACGCGGAATGCCGCCCCTctgcggccaccggaagacggtggattggttttgtg
Coding sequences within it:
- the LOC128269320 gene encoding insulin-like growth factor-binding protein complex acid labile subunit is translated as MNVLVMFVMLCSVFAPFEARAAAYCPSRCVCDDVKLHVTCGEGELDVLPIALNPAIERLVIKFNRIKAIDSSIQFYTELTMLDLSYNHLLGIPKSIFMYQRRLLQLHLNNNKISSIGNKTFAGMGDLRVLNLRGNFIEGVTKRLFAALPNLEELNLGENQISSLHPDAFEGLTSLRILHLDDNAIQTIPTPSFKPLRLLAELYLGLNTLYQLQTGAFEGLQHLRRLDVRGSMLVNLTIDTFRGLENVRSLDISDNHLLKVPTVALSILTRLEELALGQNDFDTVPEGAFFGLANLRKVSISGALNLQRIQSGAFASNPNLDTIVIASNRLLAELDEGAFAGLPHIDNVILRDNAIRTFREELLPWKQLRNFDVSGNPLACNCHMRWMKDLLRAKPIETEQNQVICQYPDRFAGEPLREISSELLGCHLRPSKDRAVVGAVLVASAASLTTFILVAYRLRHRLVDVLGGPEWHNKRNALKEEKDLEFAKAYPEIEYHQPNYNIYTCNYQQTYATKASPQHQFQQHIYETPIPVSDL